Genomic window (Paenibacillus sp. 37):
CGTTCCCAGCGCCTTCGACGCCGGAAGCACCTGCTGATCGCTCTCCTCTGCGGTTGTAATCCGCACTGGAGTTTGACGGTAACCCGTTATTTTCTGGTCGCTGTAGAATAGCTCCAGACTCACATTGAAGAGCGGCCATTTGCCATCCACCAGTGGGTGAAGCACAAAAGCCCCATCCTCGGCCATCAGCTGATCCAGCCGGTATGTCCCGATCTGTGGAATCTCACGCTCTAATGCATCTTCCAGCTCACTCTGCGAGAAGATCAGCTTGCTATCTACAGGCTGTTCCAGTTCCATATCCACGCCAGCCTTGTCCTCTTCAATGAACTCATAGGACAACTTCGGCAGCTTCGGCGTTTCATTTGGAATCGGAGCCAGCACCTGAATGCCTTTCTCTTCCATCGCCTGTTGTGTATTATCTGCCAGTGAGGTGAAGTCCAGATTGGCTCCGGCCGTCTCTCGTGCATCCATCCATATCTGGTATCCCAGCACCAGATTGAGTAGCAGAAAGGCATAGATCAACACATTTTTGGCCCGTCCCCAATCCATAACATTCACCCCCTAAACTAGCTGCTTGCAATACTTTCTCAAGTTGCCTACACCTTCCACCGGAACTGGCCGTTTATAGCCTTTGAACTTAAAGCTATACGATAACGGAGAGGGCAGAAATAACCTGAAGAAGCGGAGCGTTCGCCTTTACCACCAGATTTCTCCCGTGTTAAAAGGGAATTCAAGAAATCTGGGGGTAACAGCGATCGAAAGGTTATTCTGCACGCGTAGTGATAAAGTACAGCTACTCTTTGGTTTAAAGACTATAACCTATCAAGATACGGTAGTCTCTTCACCGTTTCCAAAACGGATCACCCATACCGGGATCAGCTTTAATCCGTCCTCAATCGAAGAAGGACGATAAGCCGGGTATACGTCCACAACCTGACGATTCTCACCTGCTACCTTTTTAATAAGAGCCTTCAGCTTGTCTCCGCCAGGCAACTTGACCGATTTCTTCGTCTCTGCACCTTCGTTCAGGTATTCCAGCGATCGTTCATAGCTGGATACCGTCTCCTGCTGCATCTCCATGCTGATCGTTCCAAAGCGGAACTGCATGGAATCCATAATCGGATAACTGCCGTAATACTGCTGGAATTCAAGCCGTGTCTTGCTTTCCACGGTCCCCAGCATCATCCGCGAACGGCCTTTCCAGCCCCCGTGCTGATTCACAAAATCAACCGCAGACAACGCATCCTTCGCAGGATCAATCTGTCCTGCTGGCGGTGCTGCCGGATCAGTATAACTGATCCAGCGCTGTTCCTGTTTTACCTGCAGACTACGTTTACTGTCCGTGTAGATCTCCGATCCATCTTTTTCCCGGATATTCCGGGTCATACTTGGATCGAAGAACAGACTGCGCTGCATCTGCTCAACCGTGAACTGGCCTGTTGGCACATCCGCCTCAATCGTCTCCAACGCTTCCGCCGGGATATAATACCCGCCCTCCATCAACGTGTATGGCGTCCAGTTCGTACCGAAGTCAACATGCTGCTGTACGTCTTGTACTGTCAGGTCCGCCTGCGTTGCTTCGTATACCACGTCTCCCTTGGCGCTGAAGAACAGCGCATGGGCCTTCGTTTCATTTTTGGACGTATAGATGGAGATCCGGTTAATCGTCTCCCCTTGGAATAAGGAATCCGTCCCGAGCCTCATCACCCGCTGTAATAATGCTACGGGAATACCTTCTTTGAATGATAGTTCAAACCCAGGGTTCTCCTTGCGAATCTGATCCCAGTTCACCGATTGCACACTCCGGCGCTGAAAATCATCGAACGCCCGCCCCTGTAGCCGTGAATAGATCAACTGATAGAACGTATTGCCAGGGTAAAACACCGTATGTTTATCCTGGCCCAGATGAATAATCATCTGATCAGGGAAAATCAATTCTTCAATATTGCGTTCCTGACCCATATTCTCCGTCTTCACATAGTTCGTCTCTGACGTCACGATGGAATCCCCGCCTCCGGGCAAACGGTAGATCAGAAAATAACTCTGAACCAGACTGGCTACAACAAGGGCAGCAAGCACCAAGGATTTAATCCGTTCCTTCACGGTGCTCACCCCCTTTCTCACGCATCGGCAGAGTGAACGTTACTGTCGTTCCCACGTCTACTTCAGATTCCAGAGAAATGCTGCCATCATGTGCCTTCACAATTTCCCGGGCAATGGACAGTCCTAGCCCTGTGCCTCCCATACTGCGGGAACGAGCCTTGTCCACCCGATAAAACCGCTCAAAAATGCGATCCAGATCACGCTGTGGGATACCCATTCCGGTATCCGATACCGAGATGGCAAGTGTGTATTCATCACTTCGTCTAGCCGCAATCGTAATGGTGCCGCCTTCCAATGTATATTTCAGCGCGTTGGACACGACATTATCGAGCACCTGATCAATCTGGTCACGATCCAGTGGAACAGCCGGAATATCATTCTCCACAGATAGTACAGGCTGAATATCCTTCTGATGCATCTGGAATGAGAATCGATCCGCCACTTCCTCCAGCATTTCCAGAATGTCAGTTGGTTGTTTCCGCAGCAAAGCCTCTTTGGAATCCAGCCGCGATAAATGTAGCAGATCCGTAACCAGTCGTATCATTCGCTCCGTCTCGTTCTGAATAACACCAACAAAACGACCGGCAAGCTGCGGGTCTTCCAGTGCACCATCATCCAGCGCTTCCGCGTAACTCTTGATCGTAGTCAGTGGGGTACGCAGTTCATGGGATACATTAGCCACGAATTCACGTCGGGATGCCTCAAGCTCTTCCTGCTCGGTAACATCCTGAAGTACGGCAATCGTTCCCGTGATCCCCCGTTCACGCCGATGAACTGGTGTGAACGTCATCCGAATAACCACGGGCTCTTCTTGTCCAGCGGGTGCAATCTGCAGCAAAGTTGAACCTGTGAAACCACTCGCGAGGGCTTCCGCATCCTCCGGATCAATGCCGAGTAATATGGCGAAGTGTCTTCCTTCAATATCCGCAGGATGCATACCCAGAATGCTGCTGGCACGACGGTTTACGAGAATGACTTTACCGTACTCATCCGTAGCCACCACACCATCACTCATATTGGTCAGAATGGAAGTCAACTTCTCCTTCTCCTCTTCATTCAGTGAAAGTGCATCCCGAAGCCTGCTGGTCATATAGTTAAAAGCCCGACTGAGTTGACCGATCTCATCCGTGCCAAATACAGGTGTCTGCTGATCAAAGTTACCTTCTGCGACCGCTGTCGCTCTCCGAGTCACTTCTTTAATCGGCTGCGTGATCGTATGAGATAGGATCACGCCAAGCACCGCTGTTAACACCAAGGCAATCAGAATGCCGGAGATGAATATTTTGTTGATTCCCTCCATCGTGGAATACAGCTCGTTCATGGATGCCGCGATGTAGACCGCGCCAATGATCTTGCCGCCGGACAGCACCGGCTTGGCGACGACTTTTTTGCGAACATTATCCTCGTCCACGATATATTCCTCATTGTCCCGAATTCCTTGCAGTGCACGGCTGACAACGGTCTGGGTGTTTTTGCGCCCCACATAGTCTGAATGTGAACTTAGCGAGGTCGTCAGTACCTTTCCGCTGGCATCCAGCACCTGAATCTCGGCACCGTTAATGTTGAACAGGTTGTTCACCAGCACACGCAGATTTTCCGTTTTGTCCTCGCCAGCCTCTGCTTCTCCGCCCGCCATCGTTTCCCCCACGAGAACCGACAGCATTTCCGCACGCGCCTGCAGATCTTCCGTAAAGTTGCTCGTCAGTGAGTTCTTCATTGCGCTCACAAAATAAACGCCGATTAATTGCATCGCAATCAGAATCAGCAGTACATAGATAATGATCAATTTCGCCTGAATCGTTCGGAAGAACGAGAATCGCGCGAATCGGCCCATTATATCCCCACGCTTTTGGCACTGCGCACGAGATAACCGAGCCCGCGGCGTGTCAGAATCGTTTCCGGTTTGCTCGGATTCTCCTCAATCTTCTCACGCAGACGACGGATCGTGACATCCACAGTACGTACATCGCCGAAATATTCATATCCCCATACCGCTTGCAGCAGATGTTCCCGTGTCATAACCTTGCCGGAGTGCTTCGCCATATAATAGAGAAGTTCGTACTCACGATGGGTCAGATCAAGCGGTTCCCCGCCTTTGTAAGCCGTGTACATGTCCATATCAAACGCCAGATCGAATAGCCGCATGACCTGCTTTTCCTCATCTTCCGGCGCTTCTGCCGTAATCGCGAGCTTTTGCCGTCTGCGCATCTGTGCCTTCACCCGTGCAAGCAACTCACGCGTACTGAACGGCTTCGTCACGTAATCATCCGCACCCAATTCCAACCCGAGTACCTTGTCGATCTCGCCATCCTTGGCGGTAAGCATGATGATCGGCATCTCCAGATGAGCGCGCACCTCACGACATACATCCATACCATCCTTGCCCGGGAGCATCAGATCCAGCAGCATCAGATCCGGTTTCTCGGATAACGCCAGTTCAACCGCACGAATGCCATCAAATGCACAGATGACCTCGTACCCCTCTTTTTCCAAATTAAACTTCAGAATGTCTGCGATGGGCTGTTCATCGTCCACCACCAAAATCTTCCCCTGCATCGGCTAAGTTCACCCCTATATCCTGCTTAATCCGCGTTAGCGTTTATATCTCTCTTCTATGTTTAGCTTGTACCAAGCCTGCTTGATTTGTTTCTCTAGTTTGTTGTATATACTCTCTAGTTTAACATACCTGAAGCACCGTCACATCCCGATCAGGGGCTTGGAAGGTCTTTCATCTGAAAATTTTTTACAGCAGCAAAAAACAAGGCCAGCATTATAGCCAACCTTGCCTCCTTAAGCTCTATATTAGTTCAGATACGTTAACGGATTTTCTACCGTTCCATTCTTAATAATCTCAAAATGCAGATGTGTTCCAGTCGAACGACCCGTGTTGCCCATAACGCCGATACTCTCGCCTTTTTCAACCACTTGTCCAACCTTAACGCCAATGCTGTTCAGATGTCCATACAATGTTTCGTATCCGTTACGGTGGTTAATAATGATGACATTACCATAACCACTTTTCTGTCCTGCAAAAGTAATTACACCCTCATCAGACGCTTTCACATCGCGGTTACCTACCAGATCGACACCTTTGTGCTGGCGACCCCAACGTTGGCCAAAGCTGCTGCTCATCGTTGCATTGGATACCGGCCAAGCAAATTCACCTGTGCCCTCACCAACAACTTTTGTTCCGCTAAGGACCACTTCAGTTACAGCTGCTTTAATCACTTCCTGACCAAGCCACTCTTCCTGAACAACTTCACCATTTTCTTTGGTTATACGGTACTGCATGCTTTTCAATCCACTTTGTCCAGGGCGCACAACTTTTGTGATACCCGCTTTCAACTCAGCACTTTTGCGTACTTCCACTTGCGGTTTAATCTCAATCTGTTCAACAACCTGCTCAACTGATTTAACGGTTACCGCTGGTTTCGGAACGGTCAAGGTCAGTTCGTCACCGATTTGAAGCGATGTTTCCTTGATGCCCGGGTTATGCTGGCGAATCTCGCTTTGTGTAATTTCATACTTGGCAGCAATCGAAGAGATTGTATCTCCTTCATGAACCACATAAGTTACAGGCGCGTCTTTACCAACGGTTAATGCTTTAACCGCCTCGGACGCATCCCATATTTTGTTTGGATCAGCCTTCACCACATCCGTCGCTACATCTTCCTTGATGCCTACCGACTTCAGGGTTGTACTTGGTCCCTCGTTTTTCTTCGAGGAATTAGCCGATACCGACTTCGTCTTAAGCGAACTTCGCACAGTCGATGCCGATATGTATTTGCTCTGCACTTGTTCCAGGATTGCATCCGCTGTTGCCTGATCTTTCACAATACCAATGACTTCACCGTCTACCTTGAGCTCCACACCTTTGGCGTAGGCTGTCAGCATGTCACCCAGTTTGTCCAGCGTCTCGTCACTGTTCACTTCGGGTTTGTACGCTCTTGCCGTTTCGGTTGTGATGCCATCCGTGTTCAGCACCATTTCTGCATCTGGATATTTATTTTGATATTCCTCAGTTTTGTTTGTAAATAGTTGTTGTAATTGTGCTTCATCTGCAATGGTACCAATCTCGCTACCTTTAACCATTACTTTATAATACGGCACGGTGTTTGCAGTAACATATTGTTTGCCTGCGAACCCGAGCGATGCTGCGATGAATACACCACATGCTGCTGTAATGATCCATTTGCGCGAGGCCAGAACGCGCTTCTTATTCACACTGAAAGTGGACATGCTCATGTTGTTTTTGTCTTCGGCCGTCCGGTGTTCCCCGGATTGTTCGTGTACCCGGTCTTTGCCCGGTTGGCGTATGCCTCTGAAACCTTTCATGATTCTCTCCTTTTCAGCACTTCTCAGTTCGCATTTCTGTCAAGACATCACCCATCGTGTCTGTCCCATGCTCGTTGATAATTGTATTGGGTGTCCGCAAAATCAGGACTTTAACTGCGCTCGTAAAAGTGTCAAAATTTTAACCTTTTATCACACCCGTATACTTTAACACAGGTTTTACACTCATTTCAACTCTACACGTCACACCGCAAAGCCACGCCCCGCTTGGTTTCCCTGTATTATCCATAAGATTGTACGGCTGATCCATCACCCATTATGCCTCAACATCCGCTGTACTATGTACTTTTACTCACAATTTAAGACTAGGTTCTAAGACCCAGTGAAATATGCTTTATTTTTCATAAAAATACAAATAAAATCCCTCACCAGATCAACTCTGATAAGGGATTACGTAAACAACTTGATTGTGGTTTATCTTAAACTGGATTTCATCTCATGCCACAATAGAAATTAACTTTTATGTCTCTATTCTTTGAATGCAAGAATTACAAATCGCTTCTGCTGTACTTCCCAGAATCCATTTTGCTCCATCTCCGTATAAATATCCATTAATGGCTGACGGAACCGTTCCACTTTGAAATCAGGTACTTGCCACGGGATGGTCTTTAGATAATATACCAGTGCGCCTATATCATAGAAACGTTGTGCAGGGGTTGCTTCACGTTGCTCCAGAATCCGGAATCCACACTGCTCCAGCTGAAGAACAGCACGATCCAGTTCCCATCCAGCGTAATCCGCTGGCATAGGAATGCCGAGCCGATCATTGATCTCCCTGCAATCTGACCAACCAACCTGTTGAGTCAGAAACAGTCCTCCTGCGGATAGAATCCTCCTAACTTCCTGCTCATCATACGACTCATGCCGATTAAGAATCAGATCAAATTCTCCGTCTGTGAAAGGAAGTTGCGAATCATCAGTCACCGGAAGTACCTTCACACCTAACGGCTGTAAACGTTCCTCTGCAATCGGTATATTCGGGAGATAGCCTTCGGTCGCACATGTGTATGGAGGAAGTGGAAGGAGTCTGGAAAGCATTTCTCCTCCACCAGTCCCCATGTCGAGCATTCGTTCTGTCTGATTCAACAATCGGCGCGCCATCGTTCCAAAGGACCAAGGCAACATTCCACTCTGAAGTCGCTCACTCCCTGTTACATAGCTAAAATCCCAACCAATAAACGGCTGATTCGCCTCTTGCAACCCTTGCTCGAATCGATCACTCGTCGCCTCGGTGGACTTTTTTACTGACAGTTCTGAATTAGTATGATAAAAGTTCATGTTTAATAAAACCTCCAATTCGTGTATTCATAAACACAAGTCCATCGGTTCTCTTGAATGCACATATGAACGGAGGTCCACGAATTGGACTGGAGGTTTCTGCAATATTGCCTGAACGTTTTTATATGTTGTGTTCTTTACCTTTATATTTCATACACTGTTCCCTCCTACAGGCATTTTCCAGTATTTATTTAAATCGATTATATTCAATCATCCTCGACAAGTCCATTACATTATGAATCAGGCGATACGTCTATAAGTACGCCTGTCTTCCCTGCCTATCATCCTATTCCGTTTGCAGTACTTCCATCAGGTTGTCGTACTCTTCACTGGTCAGGTACTTCGAGATCACCTGTTCAATCTCACGTAGTTCCTGTTCCGTTAGGCCACCTTCCATGGCACCTGAGATCTGCTGCATTTCTTTCTGTGGCAGCTTGTTCATGAGCAGGCTGAAGATTTTTTCCTTCTCCTCTGCTGGCAGCTTGTCTTTCGCTCCTGTAATGTCATCCGGTGATACAACAATGGCATCATTGCCTGAAGAAGCACCGCCGCTGGCCGCTCCGGTTCCATTGCCTGAAGCTGAACCACTACCCTGATCTGTTCCTGAGTCATTACCCATGCCCGTATCCGTCCCATTGCCTGCACTTGTGCCTGAGTTTGATCCTGCGGTCGTATCTGTACCTGAACCTTCCTCTGTGCCCTCGTTTGAGCCGCTCCCTTGGGACGCATTATTGCCCGCATCTACACCAGATTGACCGCTCTCTGTCCCATTCCCCATAACTGAAACAGCATCTTCCGGAACCTGCTCTTCGTCCGCTCCTGTCGGCTGATCTGTCGTCCCATTTCCTGATTTGTTCCCCTCGCTGGTTTTACCGCCCAAGGCACCTTGGAACATGGCGGTTAACCCCATGGGTTGACCTTCCCACTGAATATTGAAACTCGCGAGTAGCGACTTCGCATATGACTGTACAATTAATCCGGTCGTGAGCAGTGTCAGTGAACTGACCAGCAATACGGTTAGCACGATTTTGACAAACCACACAAGCAACTTCATTCCGTTCTCTCCCTCCAATTATCCCACCCGTCTAACATGCACATGTCCGGGTCTGTGACTCTACTGTTAACCAGTATTGACGGAAATCTCGGGATTATATCCGAAAAACATACAAAAAACCTCCAGTCATCGCTATAAAAGCAACAACTGGAGGCTCTACTGCCCGAATCGGCAAAGTATTCTATTTTATAATTCAAGAAACAATCTCTCTATTTCTTCGATTACTCGTAGATTGGAAGAACTTGATTTGTTTGCTCACGGTTACGACCAACGGAGAAGATGGCAATTGGAATGCCTGTCAGTTCGGAAACACGTTTTACATAATTCTGTGTGTTCACTGGCAGGTCTTCGAGTTTCTTCGCTCCAGTGATATCTTCGCTCCAGCCTGGCATCTCTTCGTATACCGCTTCACATTCTGCCAGCATTTTGAGGCTTGCCGGATAGTGTGTGATGACTTCGCCGCGGAATTTGTATCCTGTGCAGATTTTTACGGTCTCCAGACCTGTCATTACGTCCAGAGAGTTCAGGGACAGACCAGTGATTCCACTGACACGACGCGCGTGGCGAACAACAACACTATCAAACCAACCTACACGGCGTGGACGTCCAGTTACCGTACCGTACTCATGTCCAGTCTCACGGATTTGGTCACCGATTGCATCATGCAATTCCGTAGGGAATGGGCCATCTCCTACACGGGTTGTATAAGCTTTCGCTACCCCAATGACTTGCTGAATACGAGCCGGGCCTACGCCAGAACCGATACATACGCCACCTGCGGACGGATTGGATGATGTAACAAATGGATAAGTTCCTTGATCAAGGTCCAACATAACGCCTTGTGCGCCTTCAAACAATACTTTTTTGTCCTCATCAATATATTCGTTCAGAACAACGGATGTATCACGTACGTAAGGACGAAGAATTTCAGCATATCCGAGGTAATCTTGCAGAATCTCCTCAACATCAACAGGCTGGCCGCCGTAGACTTGCTCGATGACACGGTTCTTTTCTTTGACCAGATGACGCAGTTTCAGTTCGAAATCTTCAGCATCCATCAGGTCAACCATCCGAATACCAATACGAGCTGATTTGTCCATGTAACATGGGCCAATTCCTTTGCCAGTCGTACCAATTTTGTTCGGACCTTTGCTCTCTTCTTCCAGTGCATCCAATACCATGTGATATGGCAGGATGATATGTGCACGCTCACTGATGGACAGGTTCTTCGTTGTGAAATCATTGTCATGAATATAGTTAATTTCTTCGATGAGTGCCTTCGGGTTGATAACCATTCCGTTACCAATGACACACGCTTTATCCGTGTAGAAAATCCCTGATGGAATCATCGTCAGTTTATATTTTTTGTTATCAATCAGAATTGTATGACCCGCATTGTTACCACCTTGGTAACGAGCCACCACATCAGCGCTCTCCGCCAAATAATCCGTGATTTTACCTTTTCCTTCGTCTCCCCATTGCGTTCCCACTACAACTACCGTTGACATAGTTAACATTCCTCCGTGGGTGCCTTGCGCACCTTTGTATTGGTCTGTCCGTCCTCTATCCCGGCAGGCATGTTACGCAATAAACCGACTGAGAAGCGTGCTAACGGACAGTAAAAATGTCCTTCCGTTACATTCAAGGGAAGGTTTGTGCTGCTTTAACGCAGCAGTATTAGTGTACCAGTACCCTTTTTCAAAGTCAAATCAAATGGCGAA
Coding sequences:
- the yycI gene encoding two-component system regulatory protein YycI, whose protein sequence is MDWGRAKNVLIYAFLLLNLVLGYQIWMDARETAGANLDFTSLADNTQQAMEEKGIQVLAPIPNETPKLPKLSYEFIEEDKAGVDMELEQPVDSKLIFSQSELEDALEREIPQIGTYRLDQLMAEDGAFVLHPLVDGKWPLFNVSLELFYSDQKITGYRQTPVRITTAEESDQQVLPASKALGTLIENFLPNDAIVKDIQLGYYGQLFNSDIQVAMPAWRFVLESGEVLYVQGISGDVFSPKTDKPGE
- a CDS encoding YycH family regulatory protein translates to MKERIKSLVLAALVVASLVQSYFLIYRLPGGGDSIVTSETNYVKTENMGQERNIEELIFPDQMIIHLGQDKHTVFYPGNTFYQLIYSRLQGRAFDDFQRRSVQSVNWDQIRKENPGFELSFKEGIPVALLQRVMRLGTDSLFQGETINRISIYTSKNETKAHALFFSAKGDVVYEATQADLTVQDVQQHVDFGTNWTPYTLMEGGYYIPAEALETIEADVPTGQFTVEQMQRSLFFDPSMTRNIREKDGSEIYTDSKRSLQVKQEQRWISYTDPAAPPAGQIDPAKDALSAVDFVNQHGGWKGRSRMMLGTVESKTRLEFQQYYGSYPIMDSMQFRFGTISMEMQQETVSSYERSLEYLNEGAETKKSVKLPGGDKLKALIKKVAGENRQVVDVYPAYRPSSIEDGLKLIPVWVIRFGNGEETTVS
- the walK gene encoding cell wall metabolism sensor histidine kinase WalK, whose amino-acid sequence is MGRFARFSFFRTIQAKLIIIYVLLILIAMQLIGVYFVSAMKNSLTSNFTEDLQARAEMLSVLVGETMAGGEAEAGEDKTENLRVLVNNLFNINGAEIQVLDASGKVLTTSLSSHSDYVGRKNTQTVVSRALQGIRDNEEYIVDEDNVRKKVVAKPVLSGGKIIGAVYIAASMNELYSTMEGINKIFISGILIALVLTAVLGVILSHTITQPIKEVTRRATAVAEGNFDQQTPVFGTDEIGQLSRAFNYMTSRLRDALSLNEEEKEKLTSILTNMSDGVVATDEYGKVILVNRRASSILGMHPADIEGRHFAILLGIDPEDAEALASGFTGSTLLQIAPAGQEEPVVIRMTFTPVHRRERGITGTIAVLQDVTEQEELEASRREFVANVSHELRTPLTTIKSYAEALDDGALEDPQLAGRFVGVIQNETERMIRLVTDLLHLSRLDSKEALLRKQPTDILEMLEEVADRFSFQMHQKDIQPVLSVENDIPAVPLDRDQIDQVLDNVVSNALKYTLEGGTITIAARRSDEYTLAISVSDTGMGIPQRDLDRIFERFYRVDKARSRSMGGTGLGLSIAREIVKAHDGSISLESEVDVGTTVTFTLPMREKGGEHREGTD
- the yycF gene encoding response regulator YycF, with amino-acid sequence MQGKILVVDDEQPIADILKFNLEKEGYEVICAFDGIRAVELALSEKPDLMLLDLMLPGKDGMDVCREVRAHLEMPIIMLTAKDGEIDKVLGLELGADDYVTKPFSTRELLARVKAQMRRRQKLAITAEAPEDEEKQVMRLFDLAFDMDMYTAYKGGEPLDLTHREYELLYYMAKHSGKVMTREHLLQAVWGYEYFGDVRTVDVTIRRLREKIEENPSKPETILTRRGLGYLVRSAKSVGI
- a CDS encoding peptidoglycan DD-metalloendopeptidase family protein, which encodes MKGFRGIRQPGKDRVHEQSGEHRTAEDKNNMSMSTFSVNKKRVLASRKWIITAACGVFIAASLGFAGKQYVTANTVPYYKVMVKGSEIGTIADEAQLQQLFTNKTEEYQNKYPDAEMVLNTDGITTETARAYKPEVNSDETLDKLGDMLTAYAKGVELKVDGEVIGIVKDQATADAILEQVQSKYISASTVRSSLKTKSVSANSSKKNEGPSTTLKSVGIKEDVATDVVKADPNKIWDASEAVKALTVGKDAPVTYVVHEGDTISSIAAKYEITQSEIRQHNPGIKETSLQIGDELTLTVPKPAVTVKSVEQVVEQIEIKPQVEVRKSAELKAGITKVVRPGQSGLKSMQYRITKENGEVVQEEWLGQEVIKAAVTEVVLSGTKVVGEGTGEFAWPVSNATMSSSFGQRWGRQHKGVDLVGNRDVKASDEGVITFAGQKSGYGNVIIINHRNGYETLYGHLNSIGVKVGQVVEKGESIGVMGNTGRSTGTHLHFEIIKNGTVENPLTYLN
- a CDS encoding class I SAM-dependent methyltransferase, producing MNFYHTNSELSVKKSTEATSDRFEQGLQEANQPFIGWDFSYVTGSERLQSGMLPWSFGTMARRLLNQTERMLDMGTGGGEMLSRLLPLPPYTCATEGYLPNIPIAEERLQPLGVKVLPVTDDSQLPFTDGEFDLILNRHESYDEQEVRRILSAGGLFLTQQVGWSDCREINDRLGIPMPADYAGWELDRAVLQLEQCGFRILEQREATPAQRFYDIGALVYYLKTIPWQVPDFKVERFRQPLMDIYTEMEQNGFWEVQQKRFVILAFKE
- a CDS encoding adenylosuccinate synthase, which codes for MSTVVVVGTQWGDEGKGKITDYLAESADVVARYQGGNNAGHTILIDNKKYKLTMIPSGIFYTDKACVIGNGMVINPKALIEEINYIHDNDFTTKNLSISERAHIILPYHMVLDALEEESKGPNKIGTTGKGIGPCYMDKSARIGIRMVDLMDAEDFELKLRHLVKEKNRVIEQVYGGQPVDVEEILQDYLGYAEILRPYVRDTSVVLNEYIDEDKKVLFEGAQGVMLDLDQGTYPFVTSSNPSAGGVCIGSGVGPARIQQVIGVAKAYTTRVGDGPFPTELHDAIGDQIRETGHEYGTVTGRPRRVGWFDSVVVRHARRVSGITGLSLNSLDVMTGLETVKICTGYKFRGEVITHYPASLKMLAECEAVYEEMPGWSEDITGAKKLEDLPVNTQNYVKRVSELTGIPIAIFSVGRNREQTNQVLPIYE